One genomic segment of Puniceicoccus vermicola includes these proteins:
- the gyrA gene encoding DNA gyrase subunit A — protein sequence MYTDKEKLIPTNITEIMSTAYIDYSMSVIVSRALPDARDGLKPVQRRILYAMLREGLLRSRSFDKCAGVVGEVLKNYHPHGDSSVYDTLVRLAQKWVMRYPLIDPQGNFGSLDGDPPAAYRYTECRLERIAEELLRGIDEDTVDFAPNYKESTTEPKVLPAALPHLLMNGSTGIAVGMTTNIPPHNLGELIEATCLLIDEPTATIDQIMKVLPGPDFPGGGMINGTKGIESYMRTGRGIVRMRGTAHSEQLKNGKEQIVITEIPYNVNRANLVLKIAELISDKVIPGVSDLRDESDENTRIVVELKRGEIPRVTMNKLFRHTPLESSFGVILLALDDSRPKQMNIKEMLNCYIEHRREVILRRTRFQLRKALDRAHILEGYKIALDNLDDFVKIIRSSQNRDEARTKLMAKYPLTERQTNAILELRLYQLTGLEREKIEAEYIELMKLIAYLEEILGSEARLLEVIKGELRETAEKYIDDRRTKISPEEGEFRMEDVIANEGCIITVSHHGFIKRTSVSSYRSQKRGGKGVIGAGQHDDDFVEHLFTASTHDFIMFFTNRGRVFVEKVYEIPEGTRISKGRSLANVLEISKDEHISSMICVKDFDEALHLVMCTRKGVVKKTNLKEYRNYRKGGLIGINIDDDDQLVNVKLTKGENELVIITHAGMSIRFKETDLRDQGRATRGVKGVTLKKDNDYVETIEVVDENAALLICGENGQGKRTNFDEYRLQSRGGSGIIAIKTEGVAGALSVHEDDEIMMFTKNGQAVRSPVKDIRVIGRTTQGVRCINLGEKDKLVGISRIVQVDADEA from the coding sequence ATGTATACCGATAAGGAAAAACTCATTCCGACCAACATCACCGAGATTATGTCGACGGCCTACATCGACTACTCGATGTCCGTGATTGTCTCCCGCGCACTGCCGGATGCACGTGATGGCTTGAAGCCAGTGCAGCGCCGCATCCTCTACGCGATGTTGCGTGAAGGTCTTCTGCGCAGCCGCAGCTTTGACAAATGCGCCGGTGTGGTCGGGGAAGTCCTGAAGAACTATCACCCGCACGGTGACTCTTCGGTCTATGATACCCTCGTCCGTTTGGCTCAGAAGTGGGTGATGCGCTATCCGCTCATCGATCCGCAGGGCAACTTTGGTTCGCTCGACGGGGATCCGCCCGCCGCTTATCGTTATACCGAGTGCCGTCTCGAGCGCATTGCGGAAGAACTGCTGCGCGGAATCGACGAAGATACTGTCGACTTTGCGCCTAACTATAAGGAAAGCACCACCGAGCCGAAGGTGCTTCCGGCGGCTCTTCCTCACCTTTTGATGAATGGTTCGACGGGGATCGCCGTCGGGATGACGACCAACATCCCGCCGCACAACCTCGGCGAACTCATCGAAGCCACCTGTCTCCTGATCGACGAGCCAACGGCCACCATCGATCAGATCATGAAAGTTCTCCCGGGGCCCGACTTCCCAGGTGGAGGGATGATCAACGGCACGAAGGGGATTGAGAGTTACATGAGGACCGGGCGTGGAATCGTCCGGATGCGGGGCACCGCCCACTCTGAGCAGCTCAAGAATGGCAAGGAACAGATCGTCATCACCGAGATTCCCTACAATGTGAATCGCGCGAATCTGGTTCTCAAGATTGCCGAACTCATTTCCGACAAAGTCATTCCGGGCGTCAGCGACCTCCGCGATGAGTCCGACGAAAATACCCGTATCGTCGTCGAACTGAAGCGGGGAGAAATCCCACGGGTGACGATGAACAAGCTGTTCCGTCATACCCCGCTCGAATCCAGCTTTGGGGTGATCCTGCTCGCTCTGGACGATAGCCGTCCGAAGCAGATGAACATTAAGGAGATGCTCAATTGCTACATTGAGCACCGCCGCGAGGTGATTCTCCGTCGCACACGTTTCCAACTCCGCAAGGCTTTGGATCGCGCTCACATCCTCGAAGGGTACAAGATCGCTCTCGATAACCTTGACGACTTTGTGAAGATCATCCGGTCCTCGCAAAACCGCGACGAGGCTCGGACCAAGTTGATGGCGAAGTATCCGCTGACCGAGCGTCAGACGAACGCAATTCTCGAACTGCGTCTCTACCAGTTGACTGGTCTTGAGCGCGAAAAGATCGAAGCAGAATACATCGAACTCATGAAGTTGATTGCGTATCTCGAAGAGATTCTCGGGTCGGAAGCCCGCCTCCTCGAAGTGATCAAGGGTGAGCTTCGCGAGACTGCGGAAAAGTACATCGACGACCGCCGCACCAAGATTTCTCCCGAAGAGGGTGAGTTCCGGATGGAAGATGTCATCGCCAACGAGGGGTGCATCATCACCGTTTCGCACCACGGCTTTATCAAGCGTACCAGTGTCAGCTCCTACCGTTCGCAAAAGCGTGGCGGTAAGGGAGTGATCGGCGCCGGCCAGCACGACGACGACTTTGTGGAGCATCTCTTCACGGCCAGCACCCACGACTTCATCATGTTCTTTACGAATAGGGGTCGGGTCTTTGTGGAGAAGGTTTACGAGATTCCCGAAGGTACGCGGATTTCCAAAGGACGTTCGCTCGCCAACGTATTGGAGATTTCCAAGGACGAGCACATTTCCTCGATGATTTGTGTGAAGGATTTCGACGAAGCGCTTCACCTCGTGATGTGCACTCGGAAGGGCGTCGTGAAGAAGACTAACCTCAAGGAGTATCGCAACTACCGGAAGGGTGGATTGATCGGCATCAATATCGATGACGATGACCAGTTGGTGAACGTGAAGTTGACCAAGGGAGAGAACGAACTCGTGATCATCACCCACGCCGGTATGTCGATCCGCTTCAAGGAGACCGATCTTCGCGACCAGGGTCGTGCGACCCGCGGCGTGAAGGGCGTGACTCTGAAGAAGGATAACGACTATGTTGAAACGATAGAAGTGGTGGACGAGAATGCCGCTCTTCTGATCTGTGGTGAAAACGGTCAGGGCAAGCGCACGAATTTCGATGAATATCGACTTCAAAGTCGCGGTGGCAGTGGTATCATCGCCATCAAGACCGAAGGCGTTGCCGGCGCATTGAGCGTTCATGAGGACGACGAGATCATGATGTTCACCAAGAACGGGCAAGCAGTGCGTTCTCCTGTGAAGGATATCCGTGTCATCGGCCGTACGACTCAAGGCGTCCGCTGCATCAATCTGGGCGAAAAGGATAAGCTGGTGGGAATCAGCCGGATCGTTCAGGTCGACGCCGACGAAGCTTAA
- the gyrB gene encoding DNA topoisomerase (ATP-hydrolyzing) subunit B, which yields MADSNSSQAKNDTYDASKIQKLEGLEGVRKRPDMYIGDTNERGLHHCVFEIVDNSIDEALAGYCSRISVSIHLDGSCSIEDDGRGIPVDMHEKHKIPALELVLTNLHAGGKFGKGAYQVSGGLHGVGAKCVNAVSEWFKAEVRRDGKVHSMAFERGKTTQQLQVVGDTKRTGTKITFKPDAEIFSVLDFKYDILAKRIRELAFLNPGIEIALRDEIAKKEESFKFENGIAEYVSFLNRSKTLIHPDPIVFHGSAPAVNSEAEVVVDVALQYNDGFNDQIYAYANSIHNIEGGTHLSGFRTALTRVINNYAKANNLVKDKDPSITGDDVREGLTAVVSVKVPEPRFEGQTKTKLSNSEVDGIVQKIVGEELKYLFETTPAIAKKVIDKGLNAARAREAARKARDTVRKSALVSGGLPGKLADCSEKDPAVCELYIVEGDSAGGSAKQGRDRRYQAILPIRGKLLNVEKARLDKILNNNEIRTLITATGTGIGDHEGDGAFDAAKSRYHKVIIMTDADVDGSHIRTLLLTFIFRHMKGLIENGYVYIAQPPLYKIKRRTKERYIDNDQEMSRILLELGSEGVTLVRMRDEHQFESSQIDKIVEKLARLETLGGGVSRYGCDFNTYLDQHDGETRELPRYLARVRTGNVEEFRYLKSEDERSKFYVEMDLTEDLYENMVTRDVEVNGAKLVQRVSVHEIFEATEMTKLLRELAKIGLDVNQFSPSEEPRYHLIENQGDENKENVIELRSIFEIIENIRVLGRKGLSIQRYKGLGEMNPKQLYETTMDPERRKLLKVDIEDAAAADQMFSMLMGEDVASRRMFIEDNALNVSYLDV from the coding sequence ATGGCTGACTCAAACTCTTCCCAAGCAAAAAACGATACTTACGACGCCTCAAAAATCCAGAAACTGGAGGGGCTGGAAGGGGTCCGGAAAAGACCGGACATGTATATTGGAGACACGAATGAAAGAGGTCTCCACCACTGTGTTTTCGAGATTGTCGACAACTCGATCGACGAAGCCCTCGCCGGGTATTGCTCGCGGATTTCCGTCTCGATCCACCTCGATGGCTCTTGCTCCATTGAGGACGACGGTCGCGGGATCCCGGTCGATATGCACGAAAAGCACAAGATTCCGGCGCTCGAACTGGTTTTGACCAACCTCCACGCTGGCGGAAAGTTCGGCAAGGGCGCTTATCAAGTGTCCGGGGGGCTGCACGGGGTTGGAGCCAAGTGCGTAAACGCCGTCTCGGAGTGGTTCAAGGCGGAGGTCCGCCGCGATGGGAAAGTCCACTCCATGGCCTTTGAGCGTGGTAAGACGACCCAGCAACTTCAGGTCGTGGGCGACACCAAGCGCACCGGGACGAAGATTACCTTCAAGCCGGACGCTGAGATCTTTTCAGTTCTCGACTTCAAGTACGACATCCTCGCCAAGCGCATTCGCGAGCTGGCCTTCCTCAACCCTGGTATCGAGATCGCCCTTCGCGATGAAATTGCCAAGAAGGAAGAGAGCTTCAAGTTCGAGAACGGGATCGCCGAGTACGTCAGCTTCCTCAACCGGAGCAAGACTCTCATCCACCCCGACCCGATTGTTTTCCACGGTTCCGCTCCAGCGGTAAACAGCGAGGCGGAAGTCGTCGTCGACGTCGCCCTCCAGTACAACGACGGTTTTAACGACCAGATTTACGCCTACGCGAACTCGATTCACAACATCGAGGGGGGGACGCACCTGTCCGGTTTCCGCACGGCCCTGACTCGTGTTATTAACAATTACGCCAAGGCGAACAATCTGGTGAAGGACAAGGATCCTTCGATCACCGGAGATGACGTCCGCGAAGGATTGACTGCAGTGGTCTCGGTGAAGGTGCCGGAGCCCCGCTTTGAAGGTCAGACCAAAACCAAGCTCTCCAACAGTGAAGTGGACGGGATCGTCCAGAAGATCGTCGGGGAAGAGCTGAAGTATCTTTTCGAAACGACCCCGGCCATCGCCAAGAAGGTGATCGACAAGGGGCTCAATGCTGCCCGTGCCCGTGAAGCAGCCCGCAAGGCTCGCGACACTGTCCGCAAGAGTGCGCTCGTTTCGGGCGGACTTCCCGGGAAGCTGGCCGACTGTTCCGAGAAAGATCCGGCCGTCTGTGAGCTCTATATCGTTGAGGGTGACTCCGCTGGAGGTTCTGCCAAGCAGGGCCGTGACCGTCGTTACCAAGCGATTCTCCCGATCCGCGGTAAGCTTCTCAACGTTGAGAAGGCCCGTTTGGACAAGATCCTCAACAACAACGAAATCCGCACCCTGATCACCGCCACCGGAACGGGAATCGGTGACCATGAGGGCGACGGCGCTTTCGACGCGGCCAAGTCCCGTTACCACAAAGTCATCATCATGACCGATGCGGACGTGGACGGCTCTCACATCCGAACCCTTCTCTTGACCTTCATCTTCCGTCACATGAAGGGTCTGATCGAGAACGGCTACGTCTACATCGCGCAGCCGCCACTCTATAAGATCAAGCGCCGGACCAAAGAGCGTTACATTGATAACGACCAAGAGATGAGTCGCATTCTTCTCGAGCTCGGGAGTGAAGGCGTGACCTTGGTCCGCATGCGTGACGAGCATCAATTTGAATCCTCGCAGATCGACAAGATTGTCGAGAAGCTCGCCCGCTTGGAGACCCTCGGGGGCGGAGTTTCGCGTTACGGTTGTGATTTTAACACCTATCTCGACCAGCACGATGGGGAAACCCGCGAACTCCCGCGCTATCTGGCCCGGGTGCGGACTGGAAATGTTGAAGAATTCCGCTACCTGAAGTCCGAAGACGAGCGCTCCAAATTCTACGTGGAGATGGACCTCACCGAGGACCTCTACGAGAACATGGTCACCCGCGACGTCGAGGTGAACGGAGCGAAGCTGGTGCAGCGGGTTTCGGTTCACGAGATCTTCGAAGCGACCGAGATGACCAAGCTCCTTCGCGAGCTCGCAAAGATCGGTCTGGACGTGAATCAATTCTCCCCTTCCGAAGAGCCGCGCTATCACCTGATCGAGAATCAGGGCGACGAAAACAAGGAGAACGTTATCGAGCTCCGTTCGATCTTCGAAATCATCGAGAACATCCGCGTTCTCGGTCGCAAGGGGCTGAGCATCCAGCGCTACAAAGGTCTCGGTGAAATGAATCCGAAACAGCTCTACGAAACCACGATGGATCCCGAGCGTCGCAAGCTGCTCAAGGTGGACATCGAGGATGCCGCGGCCGCCGACCAAATGTTCTCCATGCTGATGGGGGAGGATGTTGCCTCCCGGAGAATGTTCATCGAGGACAACGCTCTGAACGTTTCCTATCTCGACGTGTAA
- a CDS encoding tetratricopeptide repeat protein: MNRRTNFFSCFCLWAGLVLGSGLVPLRAQEAVVDESVADQRLIEILASERDLVAAAVQGVGQDGLLVRAQDIARSYESFLADNPDHLYGWILCGKFLRSVGADNKAFAAFRKANSLQPDLPVVQQQMGLVLADLGSYEAALPFLLRAVELDPEEPGYHDEIGIFLIKYGSQLEVDGVLGEGRASALALESFETAFRLDPDSFERGWRWAEAHADLAEPDWEATAMAWQRVLPLAQTVPEREASRLQISRGWIEAGKPERAEEWLEPVETEALQASWEQLRAMVSKDPGDIAPQTSSDSG; the protein is encoded by the coding sequence ATGAATCGTAGAACGAACTTTTTTTCCTGTTTTTGCCTATGGGCTGGGCTGGTCCTTGGATCTGGATTGGTCCCTCTCCGTGCTCAGGAAGCGGTAGTGGACGAAAGTGTTGCCGATCAGAGGTTGATTGAGATTCTGGCCTCGGAGCGCGACTTGGTGGCGGCGGCGGTGCAGGGAGTCGGTCAGGACGGGCTCCTCGTGCGGGCGCAGGACATTGCCCGAAGCTATGAGAGTTTTTTGGCGGATAATCCGGATCATCTGTATGGATGGATTCTTTGCGGGAAGTTTCTTCGATCGGTCGGGGCCGATAACAAGGCGTTTGCTGCGTTCCGCAAAGCGAACTCCCTTCAGCCGGATTTACCGGTGGTGCAGCAGCAGATGGGGCTGGTTTTGGCCGATTTGGGTTCCTATGAGGCTGCCCTCCCGTTCCTTTTGAGGGCGGTGGAGCTCGATCCCGAGGAGCCGGGGTATCATGACGAAATTGGGATCTTTCTCATCAAATATGGATCCCAGCTGGAGGTTGACGGGGTTCTGGGAGAGGGGAGAGCCTCGGCCTTGGCCCTGGAATCGTTTGAGACCGCGTTCCGGCTCGATCCCGATAGTTTTGAGCGAGGATGGCGCTGGGCGGAGGCCCATGCGGATTTGGCGGAGCCCGATTGGGAGGCGACGGCGATGGCTTGGCAGAGAGTTCTGCCTTTGGCGCAGACGGTGCCTGAGCGGGAAGCGAGCCGATTACAGATTTCACGGGGATGGATTGAGGCTGGAAAACCCGAGCGCGCCGAGGAGTGGCTCGAGCCAGTAGAGACCGAGGCATTGCAGGCTTCCTGGGAGCAATTGCGCGCGATGGTTTCGAAGGATCCAGGGGATATTGCGCCGCAAACCTCGAGCGATTCCGGATAG
- a CDS encoding SOS response-associated peptidase, which yields MPNFATLLGSEQEVSCVLRVDWESSWFMCGRYSFHLTEEEVSELTGSVPQPFPAAVYNQSPGVEVPVLGPEEEWGPMPWGAEMAVGPSRNRLVINARSETAEEKRAFREAFAVRRCVMPASGFFEWHREPPSAQPYYFSPISGPGILLAGLVLLAKPDEKPRVVVLTRGADEWMEAIHHRAPVRIRPDQLRAWLSPERGGAAAVRDCAFPDEEGSLKRHPVSSRVSRVAENDSGILEPVALEPSLLQGDLFL from the coding sequence ATGCCGAATTTTGCGACCCTCCTTGGATCGGAGCAAGAGGTGAGTTGCGTTTTGCGAGTGGATTGGGAAAGCTCTTGGTTTATGTGCGGTCGATACAGCTTCCATTTGACAGAAGAGGAGGTGTCCGAATTGACGGGTTCGGTTCCTCAGCCTTTTCCCGCCGCGGTTTACAATCAATCTCCGGGAGTCGAGGTTCCGGTCCTCGGTCCGGAAGAGGAGTGGGGTCCGATGCCTTGGGGCGCGGAAATGGCAGTGGGCCCGAGTCGGAACCGACTGGTAATCAATGCCCGCTCCGAGACGGCCGAGGAGAAGCGGGCTTTTCGGGAGGCCTTCGCTGTGAGACGTTGCGTGATGCCGGCTTCGGGCTTTTTTGAATGGCATCGGGAGCCGCCCAGTGCGCAGCCCTATTACTTTTCCCCGATTTCGGGCCCGGGGATTCTCTTGGCGGGTTTGGTGCTGCTTGCAAAGCCAGATGAGAAACCGCGAGTGGTCGTGCTGACCCGCGGGGCAGACGAATGGATGGAGGCGATCCATCACCGGGCGCCGGTTCGGATTCGGCCGGACCAGTTGCGAGCGTGGTTGTCTCCCGAGCGGGGAGGGGCTGCGGCGGTGCGTGATTGTGCCTTTCCAGACGAGGAAGGCTCGTTGAAGCGGCATCCGGTATCGAGTCGAGTGAGTCGGGTCGCGGAAAATGATTCGGGAATTCTTGAACCTGTAGCCCTTGAGCCGAGTCTTTTGCAGGGAGACCTCTTTTTATGA
- a CDS encoding tetratricopeptide repeat protein, which yields MNPSHVLQTLLCGLLLALGVGYPSAQAEAEVAVQRLRLQEVLARATAAFRGGDYPQAVELFDMLDQSFGREPELQDPAIQKILLPAQGYSEFAVQDYPKAIEKFKAFLDQFPEPSPVHGFVLYTLAQAEQLNDNPAEAAQHFGAFVETYPGSPETSLAALQQADLLFRTGETEKASAITESLYQSSAPERLRNQARLRALQQALEQQNFSQASELLLDTEWNFRQMPELTVLAFAALQTGDALLQTEDFSDALQAYRLVPTYATLLNRQRRQLDIAQRILDYRLRNSASPMASVWNSYYASLIARLQSQLEALESMENYTPGYLLRYGQAFLSNNRGREALILFRNLTEDDTLPAPIRQQAHYRWILANFLLQEWEDTLTVALQFEENYPDSELAPEALYLIAQAHQEQQKYRQAIEVYEELLERFPEHSLAPRWRFTLGFNLAMLEQYEESRENFALFTELYPEHPLATQARLWHGLTHQFEGNYEEALQELVPLAEQSQNHYLYPEILYRIATAHYALQDYDTAAEEIENFLALYPQHQRAAEATVLKGDILMGQGQLIQASSVFAQVTPDAGNLFPYAIFQRGKIFKALERYDLMVEHFSDYLNRDDLTVKPRISEALYWLGWAYLQEGKPEEALAQFDQALEEYGNDPSATEIQALLSSLEAMRAELLREDIENLPEHPVLEADNFSSWIDAQIIDAESTDRLTWLSRLKYFQANRERSRGDEDMARTILQEIDEKVPMDHLDPQVIGQIGLIYSEAGYQYANDYFDYILSNYPTHPARAEAWLGKAQMLFEEGELEESDDFLRKFETQIPIHPLSPRVKILRGRILTELGYYDDAEKTFEDILKLKQARGIPHARALAGLAEMNEKRGNLERAIPYWQRIYTLYRAYPDLVAEAYLRSAIDFQELDRPEAAYRSLEEMLADERLLNTPSAAPANDIRRSLLEKYGPPPWTPEAPEELTQNRTSEESS from the coding sequence ATGAATCCATCGCATGTGCTCCAGACTTTGCTCTGCGGGCTCCTCCTCGCCTTGGGAGTCGGATATCCTTCGGCTCAAGCCGAGGCGGAGGTCGCCGTGCAGAGGCTCAGGCTCCAAGAGGTTCTAGCCCGGGCCACAGCAGCTTTCCGTGGAGGAGACTATCCACAGGCAGTGGAGCTCTTCGACATGCTGGATCAGAGTTTTGGCCGCGAACCCGAGCTGCAGGATCCCGCCATTCAGAAAATCCTCCTTCCCGCTCAAGGATACTCCGAGTTCGCCGTTCAGGACTACCCCAAGGCAATCGAGAAATTCAAAGCTTTCCTCGATCAGTTTCCCGAGCCCAGCCCCGTTCACGGATTCGTTCTCTACACTCTCGCCCAGGCCGAGCAACTCAACGACAACCCCGCCGAAGCCGCCCAGCATTTTGGAGCCTTTGTCGAAACCTATCCCGGTTCTCCCGAGACCTCCCTCGCCGCCCTCCAGCAAGCCGATCTTCTCTTCCGCACCGGGGAAACTGAGAAAGCTTCGGCCATCACCGAATCCCTCTACCAATCCTCCGCCCCCGAAAGGTTGCGCAACCAGGCCCGCCTGCGTGCCCTTCAACAAGCTCTTGAGCAGCAAAATTTTTCCCAAGCCTCAGAACTCCTTTTGGACACGGAGTGGAACTTCCGCCAAATGCCGGAACTCACCGTCCTTGCATTCGCCGCCCTCCAAACCGGCGACGCCCTCCTGCAAACCGAGGATTTCTCCGACGCCCTCCAAGCCTACCGACTCGTCCCCACTTACGCCACCCTCCTGAATCGACAACGCCGCCAACTGGACATCGCCCAGAGAATTCTCGACTACCGACTCCGCAACTCCGCCTCCCCCATGGCCTCGGTTTGGAATTCCTACTACGCCAGCCTCATCGCCCGCCTTCAGAGTCAGCTCGAAGCGCTGGAAAGCATGGAGAACTACACTCCGGGCTACCTCCTCCGTTACGGGCAAGCTTTTCTCAGCAACAACCGCGGGCGCGAGGCTTTGATTCTCTTTCGCAACCTCACCGAGGACGACACCCTCCCCGCCCCGATCCGCCAACAGGCCCACTATCGATGGATCCTCGCCAACTTTCTTTTGCAAGAGTGGGAAGACACCCTCACGGTCGCCCTCCAATTCGAGGAAAACTACCCCGATAGCGAGCTCGCGCCGGAAGCACTCTATCTCATCGCTCAAGCCCACCAGGAGCAGCAGAAATATCGCCAAGCCATCGAGGTCTATGAAGAGCTCCTCGAACGGTTTCCCGAGCACTCCCTCGCTCCCCGATGGCGCTTCACCCTCGGCTTCAATCTCGCCATGCTTGAACAATATGAGGAGAGCCGCGAGAACTTCGCCCTGTTCACCGAATTGTACCCCGAGCACCCCTTAGCCACCCAGGCTCGGCTCTGGCACGGCCTCACTCATCAATTCGAAGGAAACTATGAAGAAGCTTTGCAGGAGCTTGTCCCTCTTGCCGAACAATCCCAGAACCATTACCTGTATCCGGAAATACTCTACCGGATCGCCACCGCACACTACGCCCTTCAGGACTACGATACGGCCGCCGAGGAAATCGAAAACTTCCTCGCCCTCTATCCCCAACACCAGCGAGCCGCCGAAGCTACGGTTCTGAAGGGAGACATCCTCATGGGCCAGGGACAGCTCATCCAAGCCTCCTCGGTTTTTGCCCAAGTCACCCCAGACGCCGGCAACCTCTTTCCCTACGCAATCTTTCAGAGGGGCAAGATTTTCAAAGCGCTCGAACGCTACGACCTCATGGTCGAACATTTTTCCGATTATCTCAACCGGGATGATCTCACCGTAAAGCCACGCATAAGCGAAGCTCTCTACTGGCTCGGATGGGCCTACCTGCAAGAAGGGAAGCCCGAGGAAGCACTCGCCCAATTCGACCAAGCCCTCGAGGAGTATGGCAACGATCCCTCGGCAACCGAGATCCAAGCCCTACTCTCCTCCCTGGAGGCCATGAGGGCCGAACTCTTGCGGGAAGACATCGAAAACTTGCCCGAACACCCCGTCCTCGAAGCCGATAACTTCTCGTCTTGGATAGACGCTCAAATCATCGACGCCGAATCGACCGATCGACTGACGTGGTTGAGCCGCCTCAAGTATTTTCAAGCGAACCGGGAACGGTCCCGAGGAGACGAAGACATGGCGAGAACCATCCTTCAGGAAATCGACGAAAAGGTTCCAATGGATCATCTCGACCCCCAAGTCATCGGGCAAATCGGGCTCATCTATTCCGAAGCGGGATATCAATACGCCAACGATTACTTTGACTACATTCTCAGTAACTATCCAACCCATCCAGCCCGGGCCGAAGCCTGGCTGGGAAAAGCACAGATGCTCTTCGAGGAAGGGGAACTCGAGGAGTCCGACGACTTCCTTCGAAAATTCGAAACCCAGATTCCCATCCACCCACTCTCTCCTCGCGTTAAAATTCTTCGAGGACGCATCCTGACTGAACTCGGCTACTACGATGACGCCGAGAAGACCTTTGAAGACATCCTCAAACTCAAACAGGCCCGCGGCATCCCTCACGCCCGCGCACTAGCTGGACTGGCCGAAATGAATGAGAAACGGGGCAATCTGGAAAGAGCCATCCCCTACTGGCAAAGGATTTACACACTCTACCGAGCCTACCCCGATCTCGTCGCAGAAGCCTATCTCCGTAGCGCCATCGATTTCCAAGAACTCGACCGCCCTGAAGCGGCCTATCGATCGCTCGAGGAAATGCTCGCCGACGAGCGGCTCTTGAATACCCCTTCGGCAGCTCCGGCTAACGATATTCGGCGCAGCCTTTTGGAAAAATACGGGCCTCCACCCTGGACCCCGGAGGCGCCAGAAGAATTAACCCAAAATCGCACTTCGGAGGAATCGTCATGA
- a CDS encoding MotA/TolQ/ExbB proton channel family protein has product MKIIYSLLISAIPTLLLAQDTGAPVSTNNTSLFGMIQQGGWAMIPLAGCSLAMLFLIIYSYLETRRSRFIPDALLPQTREALSNHDVQATSETLKATNTVLGRSLAPALLKLRSDRPNLNKEQAENLLVENLEAEENSVSQWVNYLNVVAAVAPMIGLLGTVSGMISAFQTIGQGGMGRPELLAGDIGEALITTATGLVIGIPAMIFYFILRNRLGHQMIQTTQTASELIDAIDED; this is encoded by the coding sequence ATGAAAATTATCTACAGCCTCCTCATCTCCGCAATTCCGACCCTGCTGCTCGCGCAGGATACGGGAGCTCCTGTTTCGACAAACAACACCAGTCTCTTCGGTATGATTCAGCAAGGTGGATGGGCCATGATCCCGCTGGCGGGTTGCTCTCTGGCCATGCTCTTTCTCATCATCTACAGCTACCTCGAAACCCGACGCAGCCGTTTCATCCCCGACGCCCTCCTCCCCCAAACCCGCGAGGCACTCAGCAATCATGATGTTCAGGCAACCTCCGAAACGCTCAAAGCCACCAACACCGTCCTCGGACGCAGCCTAGCCCCAGCCCTCCTCAAACTTCGGAGCGACCGCCCCAACCTCAACAAGGAGCAAGCCGAGAACCTTTTGGTCGAAAACTTGGAAGCGGAAGAAAACAGCGTCTCTCAGTGGGTCAATTACCTGAACGTAGTAGCCGCTGTCGCCCCCATGATCGGACTCCTCGGAACCGTCAGCGGAATGATCAGCGCCTTCCAAACCATCGGACAAGGCGGAATGGGCCGCCCTGAACTCCTCGCCGGAGACATCGGAGAAGCCCTCATCACCACAGCGACCGGACTAGTAATCGGAATCCCCGCCATGATCTTCTACTTCATCCTCCGGAACCGCTTAGGACACCAGATGATCCAAACCACCCAAACCGCATCGGAACTGATTGATGCAATCGACGAAGACTAA